In Bacillus sp. KH172YL63, one genomic interval encodes:
- a CDS encoding YueH family protein, which translates to MKIRKNFLEGMEQKVYIHENKKEAFILISIPSIEWSYSFTYEEEEIEKKLCHSLNGKLSEEEASTISARIIQWTREM; encoded by the coding sequence ATGAAGATCAGAAAAAATTTTTTGGAAGGCATGGAACAAAAAGTATATATCCATGAAAACAAGAAAGAAGCCTTCATATTAATCTCAATACCGTCGATTGAATGGTCATATTCATTCACATATGAAGAAGAAGAAATCGAGAAGAAATTATGTCATTCATTAAACGGAAAGCTGTCAGAAGAAGAGGCAAGTACAATAAGTGCAAGAATCATCCAGTGGACAAGGGAAATGTAA
- a CDS encoding peptide chain release factor 3, with translation MKIDFIQEVKSRRTFAIISHPDAGKTTLTEQLLLFGGAIRAAGTVKGKKTGKFATSDWMEIEKQRGISVTSSVMAFDYNDFRVNILDTPGHQDFSEDTYRTLMAVDSAVMIIDSAKGIEAQTLKLFKVCRMRGIPIFTFINKLDRQGREPLELLEELEEVLGIQSYPMNWPIGMGKEFLGIYDRFHKRIEQFRVEDDERFINLNDEGEIKGEHPLTDSGLYHQALEDVQLLNEAGNPFSRERIANGELSPVFFGSALTNFGVQTFLETYLQFAPSPQPRNSDAGEIEPTAEEFSGFVFKIQANMNPAHRDRIAFVRICSGQFERGMTVNLSRTGKSIKLAQSTQFLADDRSTVNEAVSGDIIGVYDTGTYQIGDTLVQGKNSFQYEKLPQFTPELFVRVTAKNVMKQKHFQKGILQLVQEGAIQYYKTLRTEDIILGAVGQLQFEVFEHRMKNEYNVDVKMEPIGSKIARWIENEEDVKDSMSSSRSMLVKDRHDNLVFLFENDFAMRWFNDKNPDIKLYSLM, from the coding sequence ATGAAAATAGACTTTATACAGGAAGTTAAATCGAGACGGACTTTCGCCATCATTTCCCATCCAGATGCCGGGAAAACAACACTTACTGAGCAATTGCTCCTGTTTGGCGGGGCGATTCGAGCAGCGGGCACAGTAAAAGGTAAGAAAACAGGGAAGTTTGCTACATCAGACTGGATGGAAATTGAGAAACAAAGAGGAATCTCAGTCACATCTTCCGTCATGGCTTTTGATTATAATGATTTCAGGGTGAATATTCTGGATACCCCAGGGCACCAGGATTTCTCTGAAGACACATACAGAACGTTGATGGCAGTTGACAGTGCGGTCATGATCATCGACTCAGCCAAGGGGATCGAAGCCCAGACGTTGAAACTATTCAAAGTATGCCGCATGAGAGGGATTCCGATCTTCACCTTCATCAATAAGCTTGATCGACAGGGCCGTGAGCCGCTTGAATTATTAGAAGAGCTTGAAGAAGTATTGGGGATCCAGTCTTATCCGATGAACTGGCCGATCGGGATGGGGAAAGAATTCCTCGGAATTTATGACCGATTCCATAAGCGTATTGAACAGTTCAGGGTAGAAGATGATGAACGTTTCATTAACTTGAATGATGAAGGTGAGATTAAAGGGGAACATCCACTGACAGACAGCGGCCTTTATCACCAGGCGTTGGAAGATGTACAGCTGCTGAATGAAGCCGGAAATCCGTTTTCCCGTGAACGGATTGCAAACGGAGAACTTTCACCAGTATTCTTCGGAAGTGCGTTGACGAACTTTGGCGTACAGACGTTCCTTGAAACCTACCTGCAGTTTGCACCATCACCTCAACCGAGAAATTCAGATGCAGGTGAGATCGAACCGACGGCAGAGGAATTCTCCGGATTCGTGTTTAAGATACAGGCCAATATGAACCCGGCCCACCGTGACCGGATTGCATTCGTACGGATTTGCTCCGGTCAATTCGAAAGAGGGATGACAGTCAATCTGTCACGTACAGGTAAGTCCATTAAACTTGCCCAGTCCACTCAATTCCTTGCAGATGACCGAAGCACGGTGAATGAAGCTGTCAGCGGAGATATTATCGGTGTGTATGATACAGGTACGTATCAAATCGGCGATACGCTCGTTCAAGGGAAGAACAGCTTCCAATACGAGAAACTCCCTCAGTTCACCCCTGAGTTATTTGTCCGCGTTACTGCCAAGAACGTGATGAAGCAGAAGCATTTCCAAAAAGGTATCCTTCAACTCGTTCAGGAAGGAGCTATCCAATACTACAAAACGCTCCGAACAGAAGATATTATTTTGGGGGCAGTCGGACAGCTTCAGTTCGAGGTGTTTGAACACAGAATGAAGAATGAATACAATGTTGATGTGAAAATGGAACCGATCGGATCCAAAATTGCACGTTGGATTGAAAACGAAGAAGATGTGAAGGACTCTATGTCAAGCTCCAGAAGCATGCTCGTGAAAGACCGTCATGACAACCTCGTCTTCCTGTTTGAAAATGATTTTGCCATGAGATGGTTCAATGATAAAAATCCAGATATTAAGTTATACAGCTTAATGTAG
- a CDS encoding EAL domain-containing protein → MSGGCIHCGISAEYIERGYFYLYSQDLKDFPLNRSCEETGDGIYYFTYEKLEELIDELMVMEDRLIEEGWACNISAEAEPAPLMPAGKFLNLMRYRQMVETIQTGEFTSHLQPIIDLKDSSLFGYESLLRAGNGTQRINPGELFQAAALTGFHSMLDQKARKSAIESRQGQVKPGIKSFINFLPSTIYNPEFCLRHTFKIVNELGVAPEDLVFEVVETEKIEDVDHLKSVLEVYKREGMKVALDDVGSGFATIEMLTLLKPDYVKIDRAFVSHCDTDEKNQEFLRQVMEIAGELDIQVLAEGIERKEELSFCKEIGVHYAQGYYIGKPAGTATMPFESPQLV, encoded by the coding sequence ATGAGTGGAGGATGCATCCATTGTGGAATATCCGCGGAATATATAGAGCGAGGGTATTTTTATTTATACAGTCAAGATCTGAAGGATTTTCCATTAAATAGGAGTTGTGAAGAGACCGGTGATGGGATCTACTACTTTACATATGAGAAACTTGAGGAATTGATAGATGAGTTAATGGTCATGGAAGACAGACTGATAGAAGAGGGCTGGGCGTGCAACATCAGTGCAGAGGCAGAACCTGCTCCCCTCATGCCTGCAGGAAAGTTCCTGAATCTCATGAGATACAGACAGATGGTAGAAACGATTCAGACAGGTGAATTTACAAGTCACCTCCAGCCCATCATCGATTTGAAAGATTCCAGTCTCTTTGGATATGAATCATTATTGAGGGCGGGCAATGGGACACAGAGAATCAATCCTGGAGAATTATTTCAGGCAGCTGCCCTTACCGGCTTTCATTCCATGCTGGATCAAAAGGCGAGGAAATCGGCAATCGAGTCCAGGCAGGGCCAGGTCAAGCCCGGTATCAAAAGCTTCATCAACTTCCTGCCATCGACCATATATAACCCTGAATTTTGTCTGCGCCATACGTTTAAGATTGTGAATGAACTCGGTGTCGCTCCTGAAGATCTTGTATTTGAGGTGGTAGAAACGGAAAAGATAGAGGATGTCGACCATCTCAAGTCAGTCCTTGAAGTGTACAAGAGGGAAGGGATGAAAGTTGCCTTGGATGATGTTGGCTCGGGGTTTGCCACGATTGAAATGCTCACCCTCCTGAAACCTGATTATGTGAAGATTGACCGAGCTTTCGTTTCCCACTGTGATACCGATGAAAAGAACCAGGAATTTCTCAGGCAGGTTATGGAGATTGCAGGTGAGTTAGACATCCAGGTGCTTGCAGAAGGAATCGAGCGGAAGGAGGAACTCTCTTTTTGTAAAGAAATCGGCGTGCATTACGCCCAAGGATATTACATCGGTAAACCTGCCGGTACGGCTACCATGCCCTTTGAAAGTCCTCAGCTCGTGTGA
- the nhaC gene encoding Na+/H+ antiporter NhaC: MLNIKSVHQPATAEAAAVLLAVLGIISFTIISVGAVPHIPIILSLFFLMVYGLIRKARFKDIEQGMIEGAQGGLGAVLLFFFIGMLVSSWLISGTIPTLMYYGFEFVTPHYFYAIAFLLTALSGVAIGSSLTTAATIGVALIGIGEAMGLSMSITAGAIVSGAFFGDKMSPLSDTTNLASSIVKVDLFTHIRNMAWTTVPAFFITLIVFGILSPGTGGADLVQLKDLQEGLTKTGLIHWYSLIPVLLLVGLVVFKTPALLTLSITIAVSVLTSFLHGSLQANELFGVLFGGYTSETGVESIDSLLSRGGVNSMMFTVSLVILSLSLGGLLFKLGIIPALLSKVAAVIQSGRRTILSTALTAIGINLVVGEQYLSILLTGEAFQNQYKKLGLHPKTLSRTLEDAGTVVNPLVPWSVCGIFLTDVLGVATLEYLPFAVFCLISPLITILYGFTGWTIESEHNKTDTAPSHS, translated from the coding sequence ATGTTAAATATCAAAAGTGTCCATCAACCTGCCACGGCAGAAGCGGCAGCCGTACTGCTCGCAGTCCTTGGAATCATCAGTTTCACCATCATTTCAGTCGGGGCGGTTCCCCATATACCAATCATTCTTTCCCTGTTTTTCTTGATGGTCTACGGGTTGATCCGAAAAGCCAGATTCAAGGACATTGAACAAGGAATGATTGAAGGGGCACAAGGGGGACTCGGCGCAGTTCTGCTTTTTTTCTTCATCGGTATGCTTGTCAGCAGCTGGTTAATCAGTGGAACCATTCCCACTTTGATGTACTATGGTTTTGAATTTGTGACGCCTCATTACTTTTATGCCATTGCTTTCCTTCTTACCGCTTTGAGCGGTGTGGCAATCGGCAGCTCACTGACAACGGCAGCAACGATCGGTGTGGCATTGATCGGTATCGGTGAAGCGATGGGGTTGTCCATGAGCATCACAGCAGGGGCAATCGTGTCTGGAGCATTCTTTGGAGATAAGATGTCTCCATTATCGGATACAACGAACCTTGCTTCATCGATTGTGAAGGTAGATTTATTTACTCATATCCGCAATATGGCATGGACAACGGTTCCGGCGTTTTTCATTACTTTGATCGTTTTCGGCATCTTGTCGCCGGGAACAGGCGGGGCGGATCTGGTCCAGCTGAAAGATTTACAGGAAGGCTTAACCAAGACCGGCCTTATTCACTGGTATAGTCTGATTCCAGTTTTATTGCTTGTAGGATTGGTTGTATTCAAAACACCTGCACTTTTAACCCTGTCGATTACGATCGCTGTGTCTGTATTGACTTCATTCCTTCATGGCTCCCTGCAGGCGAACGAACTCTTTGGGGTGTTGTTTGGTGGGTATACTTCTGAAACAGGGGTAGAGTCGATTGATTCCCTGTTATCCAGGGGCGGGGTGAATAGTATGATGTTTACTGTTTCCCTCGTCATTCTTTCTCTCAGTCTTGGAGGATTACTGTTTAAACTCGGCATCATCCCTGCACTGCTTTCGAAAGTGGCGGCCGTCATTCAGTCGGGCAGGAGGACAATCCTGTCAACAGCCCTGACGGCAATTGGCATCAACCTGGTGGTGGGTGAACAATATTTATCCATCTTATTGACCGGAGAAGCGTTTCAAAATCAATACAAAAAATTGGGTCTTCATCCGAAGACGCTGTCCCGTACGCTTGAAGACGCAGGGACGGTAGTCAATCCACTGGTTCCATGGAGTGTATGCGGGATCTTCCTCACAGATGTGCTGGGGGTTGCGACACTGGAGTATTTACCATTTGCCGTTTTCTGTCTCATCTCTCCCCTGATCACCATTCTGTACGGATTCACAGGCTGGACGATCGAATCGGAGCATAACAAGACAGATACGGCTCCGAGCCATTCATGA